From Rhizobium sp. NZLR1, a single genomic window includes:
- a CDS encoding adenylate/guanylate cyclase domain-containing protein has protein sequence MISAIHAPDLDRFQPKAAGHAVSAGALLSIIEWLSGDECHALDEAGLVSGLGRRLQALGLPVDRLTLHLMTLHPEFIGRTIAWAPGEPVEIHDREHGARVAIANTPLRKVMETREPLVVDTRDSVHGRWQHIDVFADRGLMQLVIAPLCNVDGPVSAAVFGTRRPGGFTASERQLIERILPALRNTSELRILRQVELSLLDTYIGPLTASRILAGRIRRDEIESMEAALLLCDLRGFTELSNRLPGSTVLGLLNAYFDRIVPAITREGGELLKFMGDAVLAFFPGCDAANSCGAALAAARAILNEIDHFQYEGIAVKAGIALHYGEVSYGNIGSGRRLDFTLIGRDVNLVSRIQTACSELGEVLLMSEPFRQEAGAGDVVSVGAHGLKGFAEPVELFTIVR, from the coding sequence ATGATATCAGCGATCCATGCTCCCGATCTCGATCGGTTTCAGCCAAAGGCCGCCGGCCATGCCGTCAGCGCCGGGGCGCTGCTCTCGATCATCGAGTGGCTTTCCGGCGATGAGTGCCATGCGCTCGACGAAGCGGGCCTCGTCTCCGGCCTCGGCCGCAGGCTTCAGGCGCTCGGCCTGCCGGTCGACCGGTTGACCCTGCATCTGATGACGCTGCATCCCGAGTTCATCGGCCGCACCATCGCCTGGGCGCCGGGCGAGCCGGTCGAGATCCACGACCGGGAACACGGCGCGCGGGTCGCCATCGCCAATACACCGCTGCGCAAGGTCATGGAAACCCGCGAACCGCTGGTCGTCGATACAAGAGACAGCGTGCATGGCCGCTGGCAGCATATCGATGTTTTCGCCGATCGCGGCCTGATGCAGCTTGTCATCGCGCCGCTCTGCAATGTCGACGGTCCGGTTAGTGCCGCCGTCTTCGGCACCAGGCGACCGGGCGGCTTCACCGCCTCGGAGCGGCAGCTGATAGAGCGCATCCTGCCGGCGCTGCGCAACACCAGCGAGCTGCGCATCCTTCGCCAGGTCGAGCTCAGCCTGCTCGATACCTATATCGGCCCGCTGACGGCCAGCCGCATTCTTGCCGGCCGCATCCGCCGCGACGAGATCGAATCGATGGAGGCGGCCCTGCTGCTCTGCGATCTGCGCGGCTTTACCGAACTGTCGAATCGGCTGCCCGGCAGCACCGTGCTCGGCCTGCTCAACGCCTATTTCGACAGGATCGTGCCGGCCATCACCCGCGAGGGCGGCGAACTGCTGAAATTCATGGGTGATGCCGTGCTCGCCTTTTTCCCGGGTTGCGACGCGGCCAATTCCTGCGGCGCCGCTCTTGCCGCGGCCCGTGCCATCCTCAATGAGATCGACCATTTCCAGTATGAGGGCATCGCCGTAAAGGCCGGCATCGCCCTGCATTACGGTGAGGTCAGCTACGGCAATATCGGCTCCGGCCGCCGCCTCGACTTCACCCTGATCGGCCGCGACGTCAACCTGGTCAGCCGCATCCAGACCGCCTGCAGCGAGTTGGGAGAGGTTTTGCTGATGTCGGAGCCGTTCCGCCAAGAGGCGGGGGCAGGGGATGTGGTGTCCGTCGGGGCGCATGGGCTGAAGGGGTTTGCGGAGCCGGTGGAGTTGTTCACGATCGTGCGGTAG
- the nadE gene encoding ammonia-dependent NAD(+) synthetase — protein sequence MTVLSDEQGEIIRELGVAADIDPDHEIERRTDFLKDYLVASGLRGYVLGISGGVDSLTAALIAQKAVRELRDSGHKAEFIAVRLPYGVQADEADAERALATIGADRSMVVNIKEPADAMLAAARSGGLALADAGRQDFILGNIKARQRMIAQFALAGALGSLVIGTDHAAEAVMGFFTKFGDGAADILPLAGLNKRRVRLLAKRLGAPDELVFKVPTADLEDQRPLRPDEEAYGVSYDEIDDFLEGKPVGEIARRRILAAYRATAHKRALPVAVNAL from the coding sequence ATGACAGTACTGTCCGACGAACAAGGCGAGATTATCCGCGAGTTGGGCGTCGCCGCCGATATCGATCCCGATCACGAGATCGAGCGGCGAACCGATTTCCTCAAGGATTATCTCGTGGCCTCGGGCCTGCGCGGCTATGTCCTCGGCATCAGCGGCGGCGTCGATTCGCTGACGGCGGCGCTGATCGCCCAGAAGGCCGTGCGCGAGCTGCGTGACAGCGGCCATAAGGCCGAGTTCATTGCCGTGCGCCTTCCCTATGGTGTCCAGGCGGACGAGGCCGATGCGGAGAGGGCGCTTGCCACGATCGGCGCCGATCGTTCGATGGTGGTCAACATCAAAGAGCCGGCCGATGCGATGCTTGCCGCGGCCCGCAGCGGCGGCCTTGCTCTTGCCGATGCCGGTCGCCAGGATTTCATTCTCGGCAACATCAAGGCCCGTCAGCGCATGATCGCCCAGTTCGCCCTTGCCGGCGCGCTCGGCAGTCTCGTCATCGGCACCGATCATGCCGCCGAGGCGGTCATGGGCTTTTTCACCAAGTTCGGTGATGGCGCAGCCGATATCCTGCCGCTCGCCGGCCTCAACAAGCGCCGGGTGCGCCTGCTGGCAAAGCGGCTCGGCGCGCCGGATGAGCTGGTGTTCAAAGTGCCGACCGCCGATCTCGAGGACCAGCGGCCGTTGCGCCCCGACGAGGAGGCCTATGGCGTCAGCTATGACGAGATCGACGATTTTCTAGAGGGCAAGCCGGTCGGCGAGATCGCCCGCCGCCGCATCCTCGCCGCCTATCGCGCAACCGCCCACAAGCGCGCTCTGCCGGTTGCCGTCAACGCGCTGTGA
- a CDS encoding nuclear transport factor 2 family protein, which yields MNAASTETILRRFNNVFLSHNPAALDELVGEDCIVENTQPAPNGSRHVGRAACIELWSGIATTPGTWFVSEDMIVTGERGILLWRFCWGENEGQSVRGVNLMRVTDGRIIEALGYVKGN from the coding sequence ATGAACGCGGCTTCGACCGAGACGATCCTGCGGCGGTTCAACAATGTGTTCCTGTCGCACAATCCCGCAGCACTCGATGAACTTGTCGGCGAAGACTGCATCGTCGAGAACACGCAGCCGGCGCCGAACGGATCCCGCCATGTCGGGCGGGCGGCCTGCATCGAACTCTGGAGCGGGATCGCAACCACCCCCGGCACCTGGTTCGTTTCCGAGGACATGATCGTCACCGGCGAACGCGGTATCCTCCTCTGGCGCTTCTGCTGGGGAGAGAACGAAGGGCAATCGGTGCGCGGCGTCAACCTGATGCGGGTGACGGACGGCAGGATCATCGAGGCGCTCGGCTACGTGAAAGGCAATTGA
- a CDS encoding glutathione S-transferase N-terminal domain-containing protein: MKLYMNAAACSLSPHIVCRELGLDIELVEVDRQTNRTSDGQDYLSINGNGYVPALLLDDGKVLTEGPAIVQFLADSVPQGSAMLPEVGNISRNEVQSYLNFITAELHKPMVMLFNPLYASVHAEIRALISKRLAWLNGRIAGPYLTGDAFTVADAYLFVCLNWSPWIDVDLRKWPALLGFLGRVAERPKVREAMQAEDLEAFDADGVYFAPHAYVASSGRTGSPVRP, translated from the coding sequence ATGAAACTCTATATGAACGCCGCTGCCTGCTCGCTGTCGCCGCATATCGTCTGCCGGGAGCTGGGGCTCGATATCGAACTGGTCGAGGTCGACCGGCAAACCAACAGAACGAGCGACGGGCAGGACTACCTTTCGATCAACGGCAACGGTTATGTCCCGGCGCTGCTGCTCGACGACGGCAAAGTGCTGACCGAGGGGCCGGCGATCGTGCAATTCCTCGCCGACAGCGTGCCGCAGGGATCAGCCATGCTGCCCGAGGTCGGCAATATCAGCCGCAACGAGGTGCAATCCTATCTGAATTTCATCACCGCCGAACTGCACAAGCCGATGGTAATGCTGTTCAACCCGCTTTATGCCAGCGTCCATGCGGAGATCCGCGCGCTAATCTCAAAGCGGCTCGCCTGGCTGAACGGCCGCATTGCCGGACCCTATCTCACCGGCGATGCCTTCACGGTGGCGGACGCCTATCTCTTCGTCTGCCTGAACTGGTCGCCCTGGATCGATGTCGATCTCAGAAAATGGCCGGCGCTGCTTGGCTTCCTCGGCCGCGTGGCGGAACGCCCGAAGGTGCGCGAGGCGATGCAGGCCGAAGATCTCGAAGCCTTCGATGCCGACGGCGTCTATTTCGCGCCGCATGCCTATGTCGCCTCGTCGGGGCGAACGGGCTCGCCGGTGCGGCCATGA
- a CDS encoding TetR/AcrR family transcriptional regulator has protein sequence MKDEKKRGRPRGFDAKAALAKARDVFWDRGFTAASLDNLSAATKLNRPSLYGAFGDKEDLYLDTLEGYRQDGMDALAEALDPSLQLRDNLARVYAGALAVYLHGETAARGCLLIGTATVEAVEHERVREVLGRSLSDFDGEIEKRMRLAVQSGELPQGADPQMLAMLASAVMHSLAVRARAGDSRETLEAIASSGVELICGSVQRS, from the coding sequence ATGAAGGATGAAAAGAAGCGCGGCCGCCCGAGGGGTTTCGACGCCAAGGCCGCACTCGCCAAGGCGCGGGATGTCTTCTGGGACAGGGGCTTTACCGCCGCCTCGCTCGACAATCTGAGTGCCGCGACCAAGCTCAATCGTCCGAGCCTCTATGGCGCCTTCGGCGACAAGGAGGATCTCTATCTCGATACGCTGGAGGGTTACCGGCAGGACGGCATGGATGCGCTGGCTGAGGCGCTCGATCCGTCACTTCAGCTGCGCGACAATCTCGCACGCGTCTATGCCGGCGCGTTGGCGGTGTATCTGCATGGTGAAACCGCCGCGCGCGGCTGTCTCCTGATCGGCACGGCAACGGTCGAGGCGGTCGAGCATGAGCGGGTCCGCGAGGTGCTTGGCCGCAGCCTCAGCGATTTCGACGGCGAGATCGAAAAGCGCATGCGCCTTGCGGTTCAAAGCGGCGAGCTTCCGCAAGGCGCCGATCCGCAGATGCTGGCAATGCTCGCCTCCGCCGTCATGCATTCACTCGCAGTCCGCGCCCGCGCCGGCGACAGCCGCGAGACGCTGGAAGCGATCGCCAGCTCAGGCGTCGAGCTGATCTGCGGGAGCGTCCAGCGAAGCTGA
- a CDS encoding multidrug efflux MFS transporter, with protein sequence MTDTQLDAASARAGSIYWKRNLAISLVGSFTTIVAMTLLLPFLPLYVEELGVSDHAAIVQWSGIAYGATFLAAALVAPIWGRLGDIYGRKLMLVRASLGMTVAISLMGMAGNVWQLVALRLFVGLAGGYASGSMVLVATQTPKDRSAWALGVLSSGIMAGNLVGPLIGGALPPVIGIRATFLAAGGMIFLAFLATILLIKEEKSPARKQAAKASGGWKSIGDKRPVIAMLATGMLLMFANMSIEPIITVYVAQIVPVADQVTMISGIVMSAAALGSILSASRLGKLADRIGHWPVISGALAVAGLLLIPQAFVTSSWQLIVLRFLMGAALGGLLPCIAAVIRHSVPDSAAGSILGLSISSQYIGQVAGPVLGGFVGGHIGMRAVFLGTSVLLLGGAAYAWMVRPRDAETDPQSASLDAPADQLDA encoded by the coding sequence ATGACCGATACTCAATTGGACGCGGCGAGCGCTAGGGCAGGCTCGATCTACTGGAAGCGCAACCTCGCGATCTCGCTGGTCGGCTCTTTCACGACGATCGTGGCGATGACGCTGTTGCTGCCCTTCCTGCCGCTCTATGTCGAGGAACTCGGCGTCAGCGACCATGCGGCGATCGTGCAATGGTCTGGTATCGCCTATGGTGCCACCTTCCTGGCCGCGGCTCTCGTCGCGCCGATCTGGGGACGGCTCGGTGATATTTACGGTCGCAAGCTGATGCTGGTGCGCGCCAGCCTCGGCATGACGGTGGCGATCTCGCTGATGGGCATGGCCGGTAATGTCTGGCAGCTGGTGGCGCTGCGCCTCTTCGTCGGCCTTGCTGGCGGTTATGCCTCCGGCTCGATGGTGCTGGTGGCGACGCAGACGCCGAAGGACCGCTCGGCCTGGGCGCTCGGCGTTCTCTCTTCCGGCATCATGGCCGGCAATCTCGTCGGGCCGCTGATTGGCGGGGCGCTGCCGCCGGTCATCGGCATCCGCGCCACGTTTCTGGCGGCCGGCGGCATGATCTTCCTCGCCTTTCTCGCCACGATCCTGCTGATCAAGGAGGAGAAGTCGCCGGCCCGCAAACAGGCGGCCAAGGCCAGCGGCGGCTGGAAATCCATCGGCGACAAACGGCCTGTCATCGCCATGCTGGCAACCGGCATGCTGTTGATGTTCGCCAATATGTCGATCGAGCCGATCATCACCGTTTATGTCGCGCAGATCGTGCCGGTCGCGGACCAAGTCACGATGATTTCGGGCATCGTCATGTCGGCCGCCGCCCTCGGCAGCATTCTTTCCGCCTCGCGGCTCGGCAAGCTTGCCGACCGGATCGGCCATTGGCCGGTGATTTCAGGCGCGCTCGCCGTCGCCGGACTGCTGCTGATCCCGCAGGCCTTCGTCACCAGTTCCTGGCAGCTGATCGTCCTGCGTTTCCTGATGGGCGCAGCACTCGGCGGGCTCCTGCCCTGCATCGCCGCCGTCATCCGCCACAGCGTGCCGGATAGCGCGGCCGGCAGCATTCTCGGGCTTTCCATCTCCTCGCAATATATCGGCCAGGTGGCCGGTCCGGTCCTCGGCGGCTTTGTCGGCGGCCATATCGGCATGCGGGCGGTTTTCCTCGGCACCTCGGTGCTGCTTCTCGGCGGTGCTGCCTATGCCTGGATGGTGCGGCCGCGGGATGCCGAGACGGACCCCCAGTCAGCTTCGCTGGACGCTCCCGCAGATCAGCTCGACGCCTGA
- a CDS encoding nuclear transport factor 2 family protein encodes MNDMRTRQQTVRDLYAAYLEDRKDKVDAMLAEDFTFSSPRDDHIDRATYFERCWPKEPFFRAIHIEFLAVDGDEAVVRYRAEKLDGGSFCNIESLRFRGDKIAAVEVYFGRNL; translated from the coding sequence ATGAACGATATGCGCACGAGGCAACAGACAGTCCGCGATCTCTACGCCGCCTATCTCGAAGACCGCAAGGATAAAGTCGACGCCATGCTGGCGGAAGATTTCACCTTCTCCAGTCCGCGTGACGACCATATCGACCGGGCCACGTATTTCGAGCGCTGCTGGCCGAAGGAGCCGTTCTTCCGTGCTATCCACATCGAGTTCCTGGCGGTCGACGGCGACGAGGCTGTTGTTCGCTACCGCGCCGAAAAACTCGACGGCGGCAGCTTCTGCAACATAGAAAGCCTTCGTTTCCGCGGCGACAAGATCGCCGCCGTGGAAGTCTATTTCGGCCGCAATCTCTGA
- a CDS encoding sulfite exporter TauE/SafE family protein, producing MTSDIFFFIVVGFCAQIVDGALGMAFGVLSTTSLLAFGVPAANASAMTHVAEMFTTAASGISHAYHRNVDWRLVGRLAPAGMIGGAIGAYLLANIDGRVIAPFVSAYLIAIGLLILYKAFRPPAKREVRDWAVPPVGFCGGVLDAIGGGGWGPVVTSTLIGRGHDLKRVIGSTNFTEFAVTLTISLTFILTLGWSELNSAIGLIIGGVIAAPFGAVLVKRLPVRPLMVAVSMVIIVTSAIRIL from the coding sequence ATGACATCGGATATCTTCTTCTTCATCGTGGTGGGCTTCTGCGCGCAGATCGTCGACGGAGCACTCGGCATGGCCTTCGGCGTGCTGTCGACGACGAGTCTTCTTGCCTTCGGGGTGCCGGCGGCCAATGCCAGCGCGATGACGCATGTGGCTGAGATGTTCACCACGGCCGCGTCGGGCATTTCGCATGCCTATCATCGCAATGTCGACTGGCGCCTGGTGGGGCGGCTGGCACCGGCCGGCATGATCGGCGGCGCGATCGGCGCCTATCTGCTGGCCAATATCGACGGCAGGGTGATCGCACCGTTCGTGTCGGCCTACCTGATCGCGATCGGCTTGCTAATTCTCTACAAGGCCTTTCGGCCACCGGCAAAACGCGAGGTGCGCGACTGGGCCGTGCCGCCCGTCGGGTTTTGCGGCGGCGTGCTCGATGCGATCGGCGGCGGCGGATGGGGACCTGTCGTCACCAGCACGCTGATCGGGCGCGGCCATGACCTGAAGCGGGTGATCGGCTCGACCAATTTCACCGAATTCGCGGTAACGCTGACGATTTCGCTGACCTTCATCCTGACGCTCGGCTGGTCGGAGCTCAATTCGGCGATCGGCCTGATCATCGGCGGCGTCATTGCCGCGCCCTTTGGCGCCGTCCTCGTCAAGCGGCTGCCGGTGCGGCCGCTGATGGTGGCGGTCTCGATGGTCATCATCGTCACGTCGGCAATTCGGATCCTGTAA
- a CDS encoding methyltransferase domain-containing protein, which translates to MSELRSSAEDQQKIYQRWAPVYDRVCRGILRDGHRKLAALAAAAGSDVLEVGVGTGLTLGHYASRCRVTGIDISEHMLARAREKAKREDLQHVQALDVMDAHALSFADRSFDAVCLPFVITLIPEPERALDECARVLRPGGEIILASKLGDGAGLQGAIEAAVAPLVRHIGWSSAFRIHRILAWAERRGDFSAVEILPVFPNGFFKIVRLKQRGLSA; encoded by the coding sequence ATGTCGGAGCTTCGCAGCAGCGCGGAAGATCAACAGAAAATCTATCAGCGCTGGGCACCGGTCTATGACCGCGTCTGTCGCGGCATTCTCCGTGATGGCCACCGCAAGCTGGCGGCGCTTGCCGCCGCAGCCGGCAGCGATGTTCTGGAGGTCGGCGTCGGCACCGGCCTGACGCTCGGGCACTATGCCAGCCGCTGCCGGGTGACCGGCATCGACATTTCCGAACACATGCTCGCCCGGGCGCGCGAAAAGGCGAAACGCGAGGATCTGCAGCACGTCCAGGCGCTTGACGTGATGGATGCGCATGCGCTGAGCTTTGCCGACAGGTCTTTCGATGCGGTTTGCCTGCCCTTCGTCATCACCCTGATCCCCGAGCCCGAGCGGGCGCTCGACGAATGCGCCAGGGTGCTGCGGCCGGGCGGCGAAATCATCCTGGCCAGCAAGCTTGGAGACGGCGCCGGTCTGCAGGGCGCGATCGAGGCGGCGGTGGCGCCGCTGGTGCGTCACATCGGCTGGTCCTCCGCCTTCCGCATCCACCGTATCCTCGCCTGGGCCGAGCGGCGTGGCGATTTTTCCGCCGTCGAAATCCTGCCGGTCTTTCCGAACGGCTTCTTCAAAATTGTTCGGCTGAAACAGCGCGGACTTTCCGCTTGA
- a CDS encoding superoxide dismutase, whose amino-acid sequence MAFELPELPYDYEALAPFMSKETLEFHHDKHHKAYVDNGNKLAAEAGLSDLSLEDVVKKSFGTNAGLFNNAAQHYNHIHFWKWMKKGGGGNKLPGKLEAAFTSDLGGYDKFKADFATAGATQFGSGWAWVSVKNGKLEISKTPNGENPLVHGATPILGVDVWEHSYYIDYRNARPKYLEAFVDSLINWDYVLERYEAATK is encoded by the coding sequence ATGGCTTTCGAATTGCCTGAACTTCCCTATGATTACGAAGCGCTTGCTCCCTTCATGTCGAAGGAAACGCTGGAGTTTCACCACGACAAGCACCATAAGGCCTATGTGGACAACGGCAACAAGCTTGCCGCCGAAGCCGGTCTTTCGGATCTCTCGCTCGAAGACGTGGTGAAGAAGTCGTTCGGCACCAATGCCGGCCTCTTCAACAACGCTGCCCAGCACTACAACCACATCCATTTCTGGAAGTGGATGAAGAAGGGCGGCGGCGGCAACAAGCTGCCGGGCAAGCTCGAAGCGGCCTTTACGTCCGATCTCGGCGGCTACGACAAGTTCAAGGCCGATTTCGCCACTGCCGGCGCCACCCAGTTCGGCTCCGGCTGGGCCTGGGTTTCCGTCAAGAACGGCAAGCTCGAAATCTCCAAGACCCCGAACGGCGAAAATCCGCTGGTTCACGGCGCCACCCCGATCCTCGGCGTCGACGTCTGGGAACACTCCTACTACATCGACTATCGCAACGCCCGCCCGAAATATCTCGAGGCCTTCGTCGATAGCCTGATCAACTGGGACTACGTCCTGGAACGCTACGAAGCAGCCACGAAGTAA
- a CDS encoding metallophosphoesterase has translation MSFSALPLFRFGIIADPQYAAIQPHAAMDRYYANSLAKVAEAIEVFNGEELSFVMTLGDIIDRSFASFDDILPVYGKLRHEALFLLGNHDFSVSSGHLSEIAARLGMPSPYYSVSRHGWRFIVLDGNEVSTFAPPEGHPHRALAARMLTVLQEQGARNAHRWNAALSDEQFTWLGDEISSAAAAGEKVIVMNHYPVHPPGEHDMWDCDRIVALLASHDNVVAYLNGHNHVGNYGKAGACHFVNFKGVVDTETENAFAIVEVYPDQIEIRGFGREESRTLAF, from the coding sequence ATGTCTTTTTCTGCTCTTCCCCTGTTCCGCTTCGGCATCATCGCCGACCCGCAATATGCGGCAATCCAGCCGCATGCGGCCATGGACCGCTATTACGCCAACAGCCTCGCCAAAGTTGCCGAGGCGATCGAGGTCTTCAACGGCGAGGAATTGAGCTTCGTCATGACGCTCGGCGATATCATCGACCGCAGCTTCGCAAGCTTCGACGATATCCTGCCGGTCTACGGCAAGCTGAGGCATGAGGCGCTCTTCCTGCTCGGCAATCACGATTTCTCGGTCTCCTCCGGCCATCTCTCCGAAATCGCCGCCCGTCTCGGCATGCCATCGCCCTATTACAGCGTCTCGCGCCACGGCTGGCGTTTCATCGTGCTCGACGGCAACGAAGTCAGCACCTTCGCGCCGCCCGAAGGCCATCCGCATCGGGCGCTGGCCGCACGGATGCTGACCGTGCTGCAGGAGCAAGGCGCCAGAAATGCCCATCGCTGGAATGCTGCGCTGAGCGACGAGCAGTTCACCTGGCTCGGCGATGAAATATCAAGCGCAGCCGCAGCCGGCGAGAAGGTGATCGTCATGAATCACTATCCCGTGCATCCTCCCGGTGAGCACGACATGTGGGATTGCGACCGCATCGTCGCGCTGCTCGCCTCGCACGACAATGTCGTCGCCTATCTCAACGGTCACAACCACGTCGGCAATTACGGCAAAGCCGGCGCCTGCCACTTCGTCAATTTCAAGGGCGTGGTCGACACCGAGACCGAAAACGCCTTCGCCATCGTCGAAGTCTACCCCGACCAGATTGAAATCCGCGGCTTCGGCCGCGAGGAGAGCCGGACGTTGGCTTTTTAG
- a CDS encoding YafY family protein — MRKASRLFEIIQILRLARKPMTAAVIAETLEVTVRSIYRDIAALQAMRVPIEGGRGIGYIMRPGFDLPPLMFSIEEMEAIVLSLALLERTADEELKQAARRVNQKIAGAVPAPLRQAMDSKALYAWGSIAQPAGFDLAIVRRAIRDERKLMLDYRDEVGRASERTIRPIALIYYSQTANIVAWCELRQAIRNFRSDRVEYCAASEDFFKGDGDRLRELWTSGWTEKAVPV; from the coding sequence ATGCGCAAGGCCTCGCGGCTTTTCGAGATCATTCAGATCCTGAGGCTCGCCAGAAAACCGATGACGGCGGCTGTTATCGCCGAGACGCTTGAGGTGACCGTGCGTTCGATCTATCGCGACATCGCCGCCCTTCAGGCGATGCGCGTGCCGATCGAGGGCGGGCGCGGCATCGGCTATATCATGCGGCCGGGCTTCGACCTGCCGCCGCTGATGTTCTCGATCGAAGAGATGGAGGCGATCGTGCTGTCGCTGGCGCTGCTCGAACGGACGGCCGACGAGGAGCTGAAGCAGGCCGCGCGCCGGGTCAACCAGAAGATTGCCGGCGCTGTGCCGGCACCGCTGCGCCAGGCAATGGACAGCAAAGCGCTCTATGCCTGGGGCTCGATCGCCCAGCCGGCTGGCTTCGATCTTGCGATCGTGCGCCGGGCGATCCGCGACGAACGCAAGCTGATGCTCGACTACCGCGACGAGGTTGGTCGGGCCAGCGAACGGACGATCCGGCCGATCGCGCTGATCTATTATTCGCAGACCGCCAATATCGTCGCCTGGTGCGAGTTGCGCCAGGCGATTCGCAATTTTCGCAGCGACCGGGTGGAGTACTGCGCGGCAAGCGAGGATTTCTTCAAGGGGGACGGCGACCGACTGCGGGAGTTGTGGACCAGCGGCTGGACGGAGAAGGCAGTGCCTGTGTAA
- a CDS encoding LysE family translocator yields MNYHENLWLFFVLLFGIIIVPGMDMLLVLANSLTGGVRRGLAATGGIMAGGAVHSAYGAAGVGVLVTMLPQLFNVLLVAGVAYMIWIGISLIRSSITVEAVGPGTARSGWRAFRQGAVTCLVNPKAYIFMFAVYPQFLKPEYGPVWMQGLIMGAMTVATQFAIYGTLAMTAGRSRDLLVANPDVTAFVGRFAGLLLVAVSALSLWQGWKSA; encoded by the coding sequence ATGAACTACCACGAAAACCTCTGGCTTTTCTTCGTCCTTCTCTTCGGCATCATCATCGTGCCGGGCATGGACATGCTCTTAGTGCTCGCCAATTCGCTGACCGGCGGCGTCAGGCGGGGGCTCGCGGCAACCGGCGGCATCATGGCCGGCGGCGCCGTGCATTCGGCCTATGGTGCGGCCGGCGTCGGCGTGCTCGTCACCATGCTGCCGCAGCTTTTCAACGTGCTGCTTGTTGCCGGCGTCGCCTATATGATCTGGATCGGCATTTCCTTGATCCGCAGTTCGATCACCGTCGAGGCGGTCGGGCCGGGGACGGCACGCTCCGGCTGGCGCGCCTTCCGCCAGGGGGCCGTCACCTGTCTGGTCAATCCCAAAGCCTATATTTTCATGTTCGCCGTCTATCCGCAGTTCCTCAAGCCGGAATACGGCCCGGTCTGGATGCAGGGCCTGATCATGGGCGCCATGACCGTCGCCACCCAGTTCGCCATCTACGGCACGCTGGCGATGACGGCCGGCCGCAGCCGCGACCTGCTTGTCGCAAATCCCGACGTCACGGCCTTCGTCGGCCGCTTCGCCGGGCTGCTGCTGGTTGCGGTCTCCGCGCTCAGCCTCTGGCAGGGGTGGAAAAGCGCTTGA
- a CDS encoding cytochrome c, giving the protein MNWKAVAAAAAMAGIAFGSVSAADGTHDSRIALMKQIGGAAGALGAIAKGTKPYDAEAVKAALTTIAATAKVFPDQFKPGTETGDEEASPKIWENMDDFKARAAKLSADAETALAQLPADEAAVGATVDTLGASCGGCHKAYRLKK; this is encoded by the coding sequence ATGAATTGGAAAGCAGTAGCTGCCGCCGCGGCGATGGCCGGCATAGCCTTCGGTTCGGTGAGCGCCGCCGACGGCACCCATGATTCGCGCATTGCCCTGATGAAGCAGATCGGCGGGGCGGCAGGCGCCTTGGGAGCTATCGCCAAGGGCACCAAGCCCTATGACGCCGAAGCGGTGAAGGCGGCGCTGACGACGATTGCCGCAACGGCCAAGGTTTTCCCCGATCAGTTCAAGCCGGGCACGGAAACGGGCGACGAAGAAGCGAGCCCGAAGATTTGGGAAAACATGGATGATTTCAAGGCGCGCGCCGCGAAGCTCTCCGCCGATGCCGAAACCGCGCTCGCCCAGCTTCCGGCCGATGAAGCGGCTGTCGGCGCCACGGTCGACACGCTCGGCGCCAGTTGCGGCGGCTGTCACAAGGCCTATCGCCTCAAGAAGTGA